The Kroppenstedtia pulmonis genome has a segment encoding these proteins:
- a CDS encoding DUF2621 family protein, giving the protein MPDWIIWPMIVWFLFMIWFFATGGYFMFRKFLKGMPKEDGKSELDWQDYYIEKTIHMWSEDQKKFLDELVQPVPKPFRDVAKRTIAGKIGELALKEKVDRMQEDLIIRGYIIATPKRDHKWLAQTLVKKEIDLKPYQGLLDV; this is encoded by the coding sequence ATGCCAGATTGGATAATATGGCCCATGATTGTGTGGTTTCTATTCATGATTTGGTTTTTTGCAACAGGCGGATACTTTATGTTTCGGAAATTCCTCAAGGGAATGCCCAAAGAAGATGGAAAATCTGAATTGGACTGGCAAGACTACTATATCGAAAAAACGATCCATATGTGGAGTGAAGATCAAAAAAAATTCCTGGACGAACTGGTGCAACCGGTACCCAAGCCTTTCCGGGATGTGGCAAAGCGTACGATTGCCGGGAAAATCGGAGAACTTGCCCTGAAGGAAAAAGTGGATCGGATGCAAGAAGATCTGATCATCCGGGGCTATATTATTGCAACTCCCAAACGAGATCACAAATGGCTGGCCCAAACCTTGGTGAAAAAGGAGATTGATCTGAAGCCCTACCAGGGACTGTTGGATGTTTAA